In Candidatus Promineifilum breve, one genomic interval encodes:
- a CDS encoding PIN domain-containing protein: MDAARSFQFNVLPSVNIHWVDEQIHEQAVTALVAADRRYLSLVDCSAFETMRLYGIDRAFTFDAHYTDHGFEQLPQ, encoded by the coding sequence ATGGATGCGGCCCGATCATTTCAGTTTAACGTGCTGCCGAGTGTTAATATCCATTGGGTAGACGAACAGATTCACGAGCAAGCTGTGACTGCCCTGGTGGCGGCCGATCGGCGGTACCTTAGCCTGGTCGATTGTTCAGCCTTTGAAACCATGCGTCTTTATGGTATCGACAGAGCGTTTACCTTTGATGCGCATTATACCGATCATGGTTTTGAACAATTGCCCCAATAG
- a CDS encoding ribbon-helix-helix protein, CopG family: MIRTQILLTEEQAFALRELAAEEGKSMAELIRMSVDTMLRSRPFLDTEERKRRALSVIGQYTSGVDDLAREHDRYLEESYAN; encoded by the coding sequence ATGATCAGAACCCAGATCCTACTGACTGAAGAGCAGGCATTTGCCTTGCGGGAGTTGGCGGCCGAAGAGGGCAAGTCGATGGCCGAACTGATACGCATGAGCGTGGATACCATGCTGCGTTCACGGCCATTCCTTGATACCGAAGAACGCAAGCGGCGAGCGCTCAGTGTGATTGGTCAATACACCAGTGGCGTCGATGACTTGGCACGGGAACATGACCGTTATCTTGAGGAGAGTTACGCTAATTGA
- a CDS encoding FTR1 family iron permease encodes MSIMRTNHFRVLLGGLILLLAAVVAPARAADSEPWAMADKLRAALFAAQTATLGDDAAAATVAVAEARAVAAELDALPAASAALLSQALTAAEAAAQAGDDTALAGARGLAQGALNWGSYEIVRGAVIGGDTATAQQWLLARDYRPGTRFSRPSADATLAVRQATPATVAETLARLDADLLDTYQARLAEHLAVAAAETELPHRRAESAGLAAAYWRVLLPAYTEQKGEAGAADLSAAADGLLPALLAGDSAAVAETAAHLQTVLEGFRAAPLAPAEQARRAGQLMRFLALVPVEYGRGVEDNTVLIDLEVQEAVTFMGGAAAAFADLRLSLSEIDPAQTAALDERIAQVTAALDAANRKESVMAPEALTAEVEAITAGLESLAPAEWLELNADADFDVLASVLDQVEAAVRAGDFALAESARLEAYAIFDFGPEPRLLAYAPPLVAEIDGLFWQGYDGRPGLAQAIALNATPAEVAAIRAELDVALQQAQVTLGDLSSAPGAIISNAAIIVFREGLESVVILAALMASMVGVYARLRRPMVLGVILALLATAATWWIAQQILSQLTRFGERLEAVVSLIAIGILLLITNWFFHKTYWKDWMAGFHAQKRQLLSAETGQFLGLVVLGFTSMYREGFETVLFLQALALDAGPAIVLQGVALGAIAVVIVGIITFKVQARLPYKKMLVWTGVLIGVVLVTMVGKTVHVMQAVGWLGITPIQGLVLPYWAGLWFGLYATWQGIIAQVGAATFVIGSYYLAEGMQTKRRKTLVARPRAPQPAEPSGESAS; translated from the coding sequence ATGTCCATCATGCGCACGAACCACTTCAGAGTGCTCCTGGGCGGCCTGATCCTGTTGTTGGCCGCGGTGGTCGCCCCGGCGCGGGCGGCCGATTCCGAACCGTGGGCCATGGCCGACAAGCTGCGGGCCGCCCTCTTCGCCGCCCAAACGGCCACGCTCGGTGATGATGCCGCCGCGGCCACGGTCGCCGTAGCCGAAGCCAGGGCCGTCGCCGCCGAACTGGACGCGCTGCCCGCCGCCAGCGCCGCGCTGCTGAGCCAGGCGCTGACCGCGGCCGAGGCCGCGGCACAGGCGGGCGACGACACGGCGCTGGCCGGGGCGCGCGGACTGGCCCAGGGGGCGCTCAATTGGGGCAGCTACGAGATCGTGCGCGGCGCGGTCATCGGCGGGGACACGGCCACCGCCCAGCAATGGCTGCTGGCGCGCGACTACCGGCCGGGCACGCGCTTCTCGCGCCCCAGCGCCGACGCCACCCTGGCCGTGCGCCAGGCCACCCCGGCCACCGTCGCCGAGACGCTGGCCCGGTTGGACGCCGACCTGCTCGATACCTACCAGGCCCGCCTGGCCGAGCACCTGGCCGTGGCCGCGGCCGAGACCGAACTGCCCCACCGCCGGGCCGAGTCGGCCGGGCTGGCCGCCGCCTACTGGCGCGTCCTGCTCCCGGCCTATACCGAACAGAAGGGCGAGGCGGGCGCGGCCGACCTTTCGGCCGCCGCCGATGGGCTGCTGCCGGCGCTGCTGGCCGGCGATTCGGCCGCCGTGGCCGAAACCGCCGCCCACTTGCAGACGGTGCTGGAAGGTTTCCGCGCCGCGCCGCTGGCCCCGGCCGAGCAGGCCCGCCGCGCCGGTCAACTGATGCGCTTCCTGGCCCTGGTGCCGGTCGAATACGGCCGCGGCGTGGAAGACAACACGGTGCTGATCGATCTGGAAGTGCAGGAAGCGGTCACCTTCATGGGCGGCGCGGCGGCGGCCTTCGCCGACCTGCGCCTGTCGCTGAGCGAGATCGACCCGGCGCAGACGGCGGCCCTCGACGAGCGCATCGCCCAGGTGACCGCCGCGCTGGACGCCGCCAACCGCAAGGAGTCGGTGATGGCGCCAGAGGCCCTGACGGCCGAGGTGGAAGCCATCACCGCCGGGCTGGAGAGTCTGGCCCCGGCCGAATGGCTGGAGCTGAACGCCGACGCCGATTTCGACGTGCTGGCCTCGGTGCTCGATCAGGTGGAGGCCGCCGTGCGCGCCGGCGATTTCGCCCTGGCCGAATCGGCCCGGCTGGAAGCCTACGCCATCTTCGACTTCGGGCCGGAGCCGCGGCTGTTGGCCTACGCACCGCCGCTGGTGGCCGAGATCGACGGGCTGTTCTGGCAGGGGTACGACGGCCGGCCGGGATTGGCCCAGGCCATCGCCCTCAACGCGACGCCGGCCGAGGTGGCCGCCATCCGCGCCGAACTGGACGTGGCGCTGCAGCAGGCCCAGGTGACGCTGGGCGATCTGAGCAGCGCGCCGGGGGCCATTATCAGCAACGCGGCCATCATCGTCTTCCGCGAGGGGCTGGAGTCGGTCGTCATTCTGGCGGCGCTCATGGCCAGCATGGTCGGCGTCTATGCCCGTTTGCGCCGGCCGATGGTGCTGGGCGTCATCCTGGCCCTGCTGGCGACGGCGGCCACGTGGTGGATCGCCCAACAAATCCTGTCGCAACTGACGCGCTTCGGCGAGCGGCTGGAGGCGGTCGTGTCGCTCATCGCCATCGGTATTTTGCTGCTCATCACCAACTGGTTCTTCCACAAGACGTACTGGAAGGATTGGATGGCCGGCTTCCACGCCCAGAAACGGCAACTGCTGTCGGCCGAGACGGGGCAATTCCTGGGGCTGGTGGTGCTGGGCTTCACCAGCATGTACCGCGAGGGGTTCGAGACGGTACTGTTCCTGCAGGCGCTGGCGCTGGACGCCGGGCCGGCCATCGTGCTCCAGGGCGTGGCCCTCGGCGCGATCGCCGTGGTCATCGTTGGCATTATCACCTTCAAGGTGCAGGCCCGCCTGCCCTACAAGAAGATGCTGGTCTGGACGGGCGTGCTCATCGGCGTGGTGCTGGTGACGATGGTCGGCAAGACCGTCCACGTCATGCAGGCCGTGGGCTGGCTGGGCATCACCCCGATTCAGGGCCTCGTCCTGCCCTATTGGGCCGGGTTGTGGTTCGGCCTCTACGCCACGTGGCAGGGCATTATCGCCCAGGTGGGCGCGGCGACGTTCGTCATCGGCAGCTACTATCTGGCCGAAGGGATGCAAACGAAGCGGCGCAAGACGCTGGTGGCCCGGCCGCGCGCGCCACAACCAGCCGAGCCGAGCGGCGAATCGGCCTCATAA
- a CDS encoding imelysin family protein, which produces MPRFILIALLTALLALAACGGQTAQTPVNTLEAAAPAATDADLAAVKQYTLDQAQQMKTGSAALAAVAQTYYDLLASHNFDYAAAWAADATTLTQLVADIKTHWLTASTHYELDEGIIAGVPSLAYYDVWIDAGPSAEEAPEEALEWTLTLPDGRELQSPGNFFHSLLEPAIWGTHGDFGGLAVDLDGDGATQLGEALPDANLLLAAAQGLDRATSEMITAVQSWQPTLSDAFTALSVMIPTMNEYFEQWKLSSFVAGESSQEAAFIGTSRLFDINGILSGLDFTYDSLAARVRTADPALHDQIDAGFADLRGYVGDLYEQEQAGRRFTAEQADLFGTEAQAKATALAGQVSQAAALLNIVIAE; this is translated from the coding sequence ATGCCCAGATTTATCTTGATTGCGCTATTGACCGCGCTGCTGGCCCTGGCAGCTTGCGGCGGCCAGACGGCGCAAACGCCCGTCAACACCCTTGAGGCCGCCGCGCCGGCCGCGACTGACGCCGATTTGGCGGCCGTCAAACAATACACCCTGGACCAGGCCCAACAGATGAAGACCGGTTCGGCCGCCCTGGCCGCCGTGGCCCAGACCTACTACGATCTGCTGGCCTCCCACAACTTCGACTACGCCGCCGCCTGGGCCGCCGACGCGACCACACTGACCCAACTGGTGGCCGACATCAAGACCCACTGGTTGACGGCCAGCACCCATTACGAACTGGACGAGGGCATCATCGCCGGCGTCCCATCGCTGGCCTATTATGACGTATGGATCGATGCCGGCCCCAGCGCCGAGGAAGCGCCCGAAGAAGCCCTGGAGTGGACGCTGACCTTGCCCGACGGCCGCGAATTGCAAAGCCCCGGCAATTTCTTCCACAGTCTGCTGGAGCCGGCCATCTGGGGTACGCACGGCGATTTCGGCGGGCTGGCCGTTGACCTGGACGGCGACGGCGCGACCCAACTGGGCGAGGCCCTGCCCGACGCCAATCTGCTGCTGGCCGCCGCCCAGGGCCTGGACCGGGCCACCAGCGAGATGATCACCGCCGTCCAGAGCTGGCAGCCGACGCTCAGCGACGCCTTCACCGCCCTGTCGGTGATGATCCCCACCATGAACGAATATTTCGAGCAGTGGAAATTGTCGTCGTTCGTGGCCGGCGAAAGCAGCCAGGAAGCGGCCTTCATCGGCACCAGCCGCCTCTTCGACATCAACGGCATCCTCAGCGGGCTGGATTTCACCTACGATAGTCTGGCCGCCCGCGTGCGCACGGCCGACCCGGCGCTCCACGACCAGATCGATGCCGGTTTCGCCGACCTGCGCGGCTACGTCGGCGATCTGTATGAACAGGAGCAGGCCGGCAGGCGCTTCACCGCCGAGCAGGCCGACCTCTTCGGCACCGAAGCCCAGGCCAAGGCCACGGCGCTGGCGGGCCAGGTCAGCCAGGCGGCGGCCCTGCTGAACATCGTAATCGCTGAGTAA
- a CDS encoding type II toxin-antitoxin system Phd/YefM family antitoxin yields the protein MEPITLSKTELEERLLEICTIIEETGRELIVTDNGKPVLKIVPYKKKGTVDEIFGKYYGKLVIHEDINTPTIDEWDDV from the coding sequence ATGGAACCGATTACATTGTCAAAGACCGAACTCGAAGAACGGCTGCTGGAGATCTGCACAATAATTGAGGAGACCGGTCGGGAATTAATCGTCACCGATAATGGCAAGCCGGTTTTAAAGATTGTGCCGTACAAGAAAAAAGGGACGGTGGATGAAATCTTTGGCAAGTATTATGGCAAACTCGTGATTCATGAGGATATCAATACGCCGACGATTGATGAGTGGGACGACGTTTAA
- a CDS encoding IS982 family transposase yields the protein MDTEIITIYCLCDDFLKAMNHVEDRQRRLIDAEVMTVAIVAARYFGGIIERARVMLAEPRYMPLMVSRSRLNRRLRRVMPLLLSLFETLAEEWKAQNEASWYALDTFPVAACDPYRVIRVRLYDGEAYRGYQASKRRYYYGLKLHLMVTAHGQPVEFFLTPASCGDVTGLQLFNFDLPEGSHVYADKAYNDYRIEDELTQVGIHLLPLRKKNSKRPHPAWLTTLISAKRKVVETAGSLIQRCMPKSIHAVTAAGFEMKVVLFVLGLSLHYVLG from the coding sequence ATGGACACCGAGATCATAACCATTTACTGTCTGTGTGACGACTTTTTGAAAGCGATGAACCACGTCGAAGACCGCCAACGCCGCCTGATTGACGCCGAAGTGATGACCGTAGCCATTGTGGCTGCGCGGTACTTCGGCGGCATCATCGAGCGGGCACGGGTGATGCTGGCCGAGCCACGTTACATGCCCCTGATGGTGAGTCGGAGCCGGCTGAATCGCCGTCTGCGACGGGTCATGCCGCTCTTGCTGAGCCTCTTTGAGACGTTGGCCGAGGAGTGGAAGGCGCAGAACGAGGCGTCGTGGTACGCTCTGGACACCTTTCCGGTGGCCGCGTGTGACCCGTACCGCGTCATCCGCGTTCGTCTCTATGACGGCGAGGCGTATCGCGGCTATCAGGCCAGTAAGCGCCGGTACTACTATGGCCTCAAGCTCCATCTGATGGTTACCGCCCACGGTCAGCCGGTCGAGTTCTTCCTGACCCCCGCTAGCTGTGGCGATGTCACCGGCTTGCAGTTGTTCAACTTTGACTTGCCGGAAGGCTCGCATGTCTATGCCGACAAGGCCTACAACGACTATCGCATTGAAGACGAACTGACCCAGGTAGGCATTCACCTCTTGCCCCTGCGCAAGAAGAACTCCAAGCGTCCCCACCCAGCGTGGTTGACCACCTTGATTAGTGCCAAGCGCAAAGTCGTTGAGACGGCAGGCAGCCTGATCCAGCGTTGCATGCCCAAGAGCATTCATGCCGTGACCGCCGCTGGTTTTGAGATGAAGGTCGTCCTGTTCGTCCTGGGCCTTAGCTTGCATTATGTCCTAGGGTAG
- a CDS encoding ATP-binding protein, translating into MSNRQQLEQAIAIQQSLRGTIDDAILDATINALRAQLAAQEPAAVESRRAQATILFLDLAGHTDLIQGRDPEEIMEIIDRALLRLAEPVLRHGGRIVRYQGDGYKAVFGLPVAQEHDPDNAILAGLDVLAEAEAIAAELSEERGLSGFAVRVGIDTGRVLLGGGTEGEDAVTGLPVNLAARLEQAAAPGTVLISHHTYQHVRGVFDFQPLDPIAAKGFAEPVPVYRVLRRKPLTFRTRRRGVEGVETRMIGRDAELQRLQTTFRRVSETGQAASVIVVAAAGLGKSRLLYEFENWVDLQPVNVQLFRGRARLETQRLPYGLLRDVFVFRCGIYDDDTAIAARDKLVAGFRAVFGGGDAAGDDATGDDIERKAHLVGHLLGYDFSAGPHVRPLLGEPRQLRSQALFYLTEYFTAAAAGKPMLILLEDLHWADDSSLDALEALLTALGDQPLLLLGATRPTLYERRPGWLADRPAHSRLDLSLLDTAASERLVAEILQRAEVVPPRLAALLIERAEGNPFYVEELIKMLIDDGVIIPGEPSWRVLADKLDVIHVPPTLTGVLQARLEGLPAPERRALQRAAVVGRLFWDAAVDYVGNDPGGDVPTELWQGLSRRELVYRQSETAFEGTQQFTFGHALLRDVTYESVLRQLRRDYHRRAADWLIRVAGERIEEYADLIAAHYAQAGDATQEIAWQTRAGHQAAARYATAEALRAFSRVLELLPADDPRRFEVLLSRERLHHLRAERDAQAADLDELTGLCGDNAPAAARAEVALRHAHYFLALGEFSATIAAAQRAGELAAAGGDLLRQAQAGLPHGMALRFQGDYAGSRAQLENTLALARAAGAGNIEADALRQLGIGAEEQGDLAGQAFYFESALHLAQELGDRWGERRALNSLGIIRQNRADYATSRAYFERSLAIARAIGDRQGENTVLGNLGVQANLLGQYAEAQALFEQALHIARLVDDVVGVNITLLNLGYIVSLNGDAARALRLFDEARHSIEAIGDRPLLGYVENGAGRVLLEAGRPADALAPLRRAVALREELEQPHLAAESRTLLAEALTLSGDAAGGAATIEPALSLLATGDFESAEDTLRGLLAGYHVLAAVGDARAGALLARAHGLLQTTAAELPEPFRHSYLANVPWNREIAGLWAGTDH; encoded by the coding sequence ATGAGTAACCGCCAACAACTCGAACAGGCCATCGCCATCCAACAGAGCCTGCGCGGGACAATCGACGACGCCATCCTCGACGCCACCATCAACGCCCTGCGCGCCCAATTGGCCGCGCAAGAGCCGGCGGCCGTCGAGTCGCGCCGTGCCCAGGCGACGATCCTTTTCCTCGATCTGGCCGGCCACACCGATCTCATCCAGGGCCGCGACCCGGAGGAGATCATGGAGATCATCGACCGGGCATTGCTGCGGCTGGCCGAGCCGGTGCTGCGCCACGGTGGCCGCATCGTGCGCTACCAGGGCGACGGCTACAAGGCGGTCTTCGGCCTGCCCGTGGCCCAGGAGCACGACCCCGACAACGCCATCCTGGCCGGCCTCGACGTGCTGGCCGAGGCGGAGGCCATCGCCGCCGAACTGAGCGAAGAGCGCGGCCTGTCCGGTTTCGCCGTGCGCGTCGGCATCGACACCGGGCGGGTGCTGCTGGGCGGCGGCACGGAGGGGGAGGACGCCGTGACGGGTCTGCCGGTCAATCTGGCCGCCCGGCTGGAGCAGGCCGCCGCGCCGGGCACGGTGCTCATCTCCCACCACACCTATCAGCACGTGCGCGGCGTGTTCGATTTCCAGCCGCTCGACCCTATCGCCGCCAAGGGCTTCGCCGAGCCGGTGCCGGTCTATCGCGTGTTGCGCCGCAAGCCGCTTACCTTCCGCACCCGGCGGCGGGGCGTCGAGGGGGTCGAGACGCGCATGATCGGCCGCGATGCCGAACTGCAACGGCTGCAAACGACCTTTCGCCGCGTGAGCGAAACGGGCCAGGCGGCTTCGGTCATCGTCGTCGCCGCCGCCGGGCTGGGCAAGTCGCGCCTGCTCTATGAGTTCGAGAACTGGGTCGATCTGCAACCCGTCAACGTCCAGCTCTTTCGTGGCCGCGCCCGGCTGGAGACGCAACGCCTGCCCTATGGCTTGTTGCGCGACGTATTCGTTTTTCGCTGCGGCATCTATGACGACGACACCGCCATCGCCGCCCGCGACAAGCTCGTCGCCGGCTTTCGCGCCGTGTTCGGCGGGGGCGACGCGGCCGGCGACGACGCCACCGGCGACGACATCGAACGCAAGGCCCATCTCGTCGGCCATTTACTGGGCTATGATTTCAGCGCCGGGCCACACGTCCGGCCGCTGCTGGGCGAGCCGCGCCAGCTACGCAGCCAGGCCCTCTTCTATCTGACCGAATACTTCACCGCCGCCGCGGCCGGCAAGCCCATGCTCATCCTGCTGGAAGATTTGCATTGGGCCGACGACAGTTCGCTCGACGCGCTGGAGGCGCTGCTGACGGCATTGGGCGATCAGCCGCTCCTGCTCTTGGGGGCGACGCGGCCCACGCTGTACGAACGCCGCCCCGGCTGGCTGGCCGATCGGCCTGCCCATAGCCGCCTCGATCTGTCGCTGCTGGACACGGCGGCCAGCGAACGGCTGGTGGCCGAAATCCTGCAACGGGCCGAAGTCGTGCCGCCGCGTCTGGCCGCGCTGCTCATCGAACGGGCCGAGGGCAACCCATTCTACGTCGAAGAACTGATCAAGATGCTCATCGATGACGGCGTGATCATCCCCGGCGAACCCTCATGGCGCGTGCTGGCCGATAAACTGGACGTTATCCACGTGCCGCCCACCCTGACCGGCGTGCTCCAGGCCCGTCTGGAAGGGTTGCCCGCGCCGGAGCGGCGCGCCTTGCAGCGGGCGGCCGTCGTCGGCCGCCTGTTCTGGGACGCGGCCGTCGATTACGTGGGTAATGATCCCGGCGGCGACGTGCCCACGGAGTTGTGGCAGGGGCTGAGCCGGCGCGAACTGGTCTACCGGCAAAGCGAGACGGCCTTCGAGGGCACGCAGCAGTTCACCTTCGGCCACGCCCTGTTGCGCGATGTGACCTACGAGAGCGTGTTGCGGCAACTGCGCCGCGACTATCACCGCCGAGCGGCCGATTGGCTGATCCGGGTCGCCGGGGAGCGCATCGAGGAGTATGCCGACCTGATCGCCGCCCATTACGCCCAGGCCGGCGACGCCACTCAGGAGATCGCGTGGCAAACGCGGGCCGGCCACCAGGCCGCCGCCCGCTATGCCACGGCCGAAGCCCTGCGCGCCTTCAGCCGCGTCCTGGAACTGCTGCCGGCGGATGACCCGCGCCGTTTTGAGGTCTTGCTCAGCCGCGAACGCCTCCACCACCTGCGCGCCGAGCGCGACGCCCAGGCCGCCGATCTCGATGAACTGACTGGCCTGTGTGGCGACAATGCCCCGGCCGCGGCCCGCGCCGAGGTGGCCCTGCGCCACGCCCACTACTTTCTGGCCCTGGGCGAATTTTCGGCCACCATCGCCGCCGCCCAACGGGCCGGCGAACTGGCCGCGGCGGGCGGCGACTTGCTGCGTCAGGCCCAGGCCGGGCTGCCCCACGGCATGGCGCTGCGCTTCCAGGGCGACTATGCCGGGTCGCGGGCGCAATTGGAGAACACGCTGGCTCTGGCGCGAGCGGCCGGGGCCGGCAACATCGAGGCCGACGCGCTGCGCCAACTGGGGATCGGCGCCGAAGAGCAGGGCGATCTGGCCGGGCAAGCGTTCTATTTTGAGAGCGCGCTGCATCTGGCCCAGGAGTTGGGCGACCGCTGGGGCGAGCGGCGCGCCCTCAATAGTCTGGGCATCATCCGTCAAAACCGGGCCGACTATGCCACCTCGCGCGCTTATTTCGAGCGCTCCCTGGCGATTGCCCGCGCCATCGGCGACCGGCAGGGGGAAAATACGGTGCTGGGCAATTTGGGCGTCCAGGCCAATCTGCTGGGTCAATATGCCGAGGCCCAGGCGCTCTTCGAGCAGGCGCTCCACATCGCTCGCCTGGTCGATGACGTGGTGGGCGTCAATATCACCTTGCTCAATCTGGGCTACATCGTCTCCCTGAACGGCGACGCCGCGCGGGCGTTGCGCCTGTTCGATGAGGCGCGCCACAGTATTGAGGCCATCGGCGACCGGCCGCTGTTGGGCTACGTGGAGAATGGCGCGGGGCGCGTGTTGCTGGAGGCCGGGCGGCCGGCCGATGCGCTGGCGCCTTTGCGCCGGGCCGTGGCTTTGCGCGAGGAGCTGGAACAGCCCCATCTGGCCGCCGAAAGCCGTACCTTGCTGGCCGAGGCGCTCACCCTGTCCGGCGATGCGGCCGGTGGCGCGGCAACCATCGAGCCGGCGCTATCCTTGCTGGCGACGGGCGATTTCGAGTCGGCCGAAGATACGCTGCGCGGGCTGCTGGCCGGTTATCACGTGCTGGCCGCCGTCGGCGACGCGCGGGCCGGGGCGCTGCTGGCGCGCGCCCACGGCTTGCTGCAAACCACGGCCGCCGAACTGCCCGAACCCTTCCGCCATAGCTATCTGGCCAACGTCCCCTGGAACCGGGAGATCGCCGGGCTGTGGGCGGGCACCGACCACTGA
- a CDS encoding S9 family peptidase, whose amino-acid sequence MTEPTIAPYGSWKSPITADLLLGGSVGLAEPFIDGDAIYWVEARPREAGRNVIVRWAAGEMADVTPPGYNARTRVHEYGGGDFIVHEGIVYFANDADQRVYRQRPGAAPEALTPEAALRYADFILDPARDRLICVREDHRPAGHEAINTLVAVPLGGGEQIVLAEGYDFYAAPRLSPDGRRLAWLAWRHPNMPWDGTELWLAGVAEDGTLTDPTLVAGGPDESIFQPTWSPDGVLHFISDRSGWWNLYRLAAGEEGDVPAERLYALDADFGMAQWVFGLATYAFESPTSLICAYTQNGRSHLARLDTATGELAEFDLPYTLKFPSHGRIVAGDGFFVYVGGSPVLPSAMIRVEAGVLEVLHRSTDLQIKDAYTSIARPVEFPTEGGLTAHGYFYPPRNRDYAAPAGELPPLIVTSHGGPTSATTGDLSLDRQYWTSRGFAILDVNYGGSTGYGRAYRQRLNGQWGIVDVEDCVNGARYLVERGLVDGERLIIRGGSAGGYTTLCAITGGDTFRAAASYFGVSDAEALARDTHKFESRYSDNLIAPYPAGIDIYRARSPLHVAHNCTAALILFQGLEDKVVPPDQSEAMFTAARNRELPVAYIAFPGEGHGFRQAATLKRAMEAELYFYGRVLGFEPADTIEPVTIENL is encoded by the coding sequence ATGACCGAACCCACAATTGCCCCCTATGGTTCCTGGAAATCGCCCATCACCGCCGATCTGTTGCTGGGTGGCAGCGTCGGCCTCGCTGAGCCTTTCATCGATGGCGACGCCATCTACTGGGTCGAGGCGCGGCCGAGGGAAGCCGGCCGCAACGTCATCGTCCGTTGGGCGGCGGGCGAGATGGCCGACGTCACCCCGCCCGGCTACAACGCCCGCACCCGCGTCCACGAGTACGGCGGCGGCGATTTCATCGTCCACGAAGGTATCGTTTACTTCGCCAACGACGCCGACCAGCGCGTCTACCGGCAGCGGCCGGGTGCGGCCCCGGAAGCGCTGACGCCCGAGGCGGCGCTGCGCTACGCCGATTTCATCCTCGACCCGGCCCGCGACCGCCTGATCTGCGTCCGCGAAGACCACCGGCCGGCCGGCCACGAGGCCATCAACACGCTGGTGGCCGTGCCCCTTGGCGGCGGCGAGCAGATCGTGCTGGCCGAGGGCTACGACTTCTACGCCGCGCCGCGCCTTAGTCCCGACGGCCGCCGCCTGGCCTGGCTGGCCTGGCGTCACCCCAATATGCCCTGGGACGGCACGGAGCTGTGGCTGGCCGGCGTGGCCGAGGATGGCACGCTAACCGATCCCACGCTGGTGGCCGGCGGCCCGGACGAGTCCATCTTCCAGCCCACTTGGTCGCCCGATGGCGTGCTGCACTTTATCTCCGACCGCAGCGGGTGGTGGAATCTGTATCGGTTGGCCGCTGGGGAAGAAGGAGACGTTCCAGCGGAACGTCTCTACGCGCTGGACGCCGATTTCGGCATGGCGCAATGGGTATTCGGCCTGGCGACCTATGCCTTTGAGTCGCCGACCAGCCTGATCTGCGCCTACACCCAGAACGGCCGCAGCCATTTGGCCCGGCTGGACACGGCGACGGGCGAACTGGCGGAATTCGATTTGCCCTACACGCTGAAATTCCCGTCCCACGGTCGCATCGTGGCCGGCGACGGTTTCTTTGTCTACGTCGGCGGATCGCCCGTCTTGCCCTCGGCCATGATTCGCGTCGAGGCTGGCGTCCTGGAAGTCCTGCACCGTTCCACCGATCTCCAGATCAAGGATGCCTACACGTCTATTGCCCGGCCGGTTGAATTCCCGACCGAAGGCGGCCTTACCGCCCATGGCTATTTCTACCCGCCGCGCAACCGGGATTACGCCGCCCCGGCCGGCGAATTGCCGCCGCTGATCGTCACCAGCCACGGCGGGCCGACCTCGGCCACGACCGGCGACCTGAGCCTCGACCGGCAATATTGGACCAGCCGTGGCTTCGCCATCCTCGATGTGAACTACGGCGGCAGCACCGGCTACGGCCGCGCCTATCGCCAACGGCTCAACGGCCAATGGGGCATTGTGGACGTGGAAGATTGCGTCAACGGCGCGCGCTATCTGGTGGAGCGGGGGCTGGTCGATGGCGAGCGGCTCATCATCCGTGGCGGCAGCGCCGGCGGCTACACCACCCTGTGCGCCATCACCGGCGGCGACACCTTCCGCGCCGCGGCCAGCTACTTCGGCGTCAGCGATGCCGAGGCGCTGGCCCGCGACACGCACAAGTTCGAGTCGCGCTATAGCGACAACCTGATCGCCCCCTACCCGGCCGGGATCGACATCTATCGGGCGCGCTCGCCGCTGCACGTGGCCCACAACTGCACGGCGGCGCTCATCCTTTTCCAGGGATTGGAAGATAAGGTCGTGCCGCCCGACCAGTCGGAGGCGATGTTCACCGCCGCCCGCAACCGGGAACTGCCGGTGGCCTACATCGCCTTCCCCGGCGAGGGCCACGGCTTTCGCCAGGCGGCCACCCTCAAGCGGGCGATGGAAGCGGAACTGTACTTCTACGGCCGCGTTCTGGGCTTCGAGCCGGCCGATACCATCGAGCCGGTCACGATTGAGAATCTGTAG
- a CDS encoding isoamylase early set domain-containing protein: protein MLKKKYVKSKDEYEVTFELPAEATDVALICEANGWEPVAMKKSKGTFAAKLRLPANGSYQYRFLVNNSEWVNDEAADRYVANEHGTTNSVVETYSVN from the coding sequence ATGTTGAAGAAGAAATACGTGAAGTCGAAGGACGAATACGAAGTCACCTTCGAACTGCCGGCCGAGGCCACGGATGTGGCCCTGATCTGCGAAGCCAACGGCTGGGAGCCGGTGGCGATGAAGAAGAGCAAGGGCACGTTCGCGGCCAAGCTGCGCCTGCCGGCCAATGGCAGCTACCAGTACCGCTTCCTGGTCAACAACAGCGAGTGGGTCAACGACGAAGCCGCCGACCGCTACGTCGCCAACGAGCACGGCACCACCAACAGCGTGGTCGAGACGTATAGCGTCAACTAA